The DNA region TCCGGGGTCTGGGACGGCATCGCGTCGATCCTGATCGGTCTGCTGCTGGTGTACGTGGCCTGGGTGCTGGGCCGGTCCAACGCCCAGCTGCTGATCGGCCGTCCGGTGCCGAAGCCGATGCGCGCCGGCATCCGCGAGGAACTGCTCTCCGTCCCGCACATCATCGACGTACTGGAACTCACCACGCTCATCCAGGGCCCGACCGAGATCCTGATCGCCGCGAAGATCGACTTCCGGGACGCCTCGACCGCCGAACAGATCGAGTGGGCGTGCGAGGAGGCGGAGGAACAGCTGCGGGAGCGCTATCCGCCGATCCGCCGGGTGTACCTGGACCCGACCCCGGGCCTGAGGCAGCGGCGCGGGGCGGACGGGGCCGGTACCGGGGCACTCTGACCGGGCCGGCGCCCACAGCTCTTCGTGCCGTACGGCCGTACGGCCCCGATCAGTCCTGGATCAGCCCCGCCGCGCCCAGCAGGTACTCCGTCATCGGGTCGTAGAACCGCGGGTCCAGCACATGGTCGTCCAGCGGGACGGCCACCTGGAGCGTCCCCTCCGCCTCGCCGAGGAAGAGCGCCGGGTCGTTGCAGTCCGCGTACCCCACCGCGTCCAGGCCTCGCTGCGCCGCGCACCCCGCCCATCCGTGGTCGGCGACGACCAGGTCCGGCAGAGGTCTGCCCTCGCGCTCCAGGCCGTCCAGGATGGCGGCCATCGGGGCGGGCGAGTGCGTGTGCCAGAGGGTCGCGCCGCGCTCCTGCACCGCGACGTCCGCGAACTGGAACACCATGCCCTCGTCGGCGATCAGCCCCCCGGGGATCCGTACGATCTCGCATCCGGCGGCCCGCAGCGCGTCCGCGGTCTGCCGGTGCACATCGAGGAGCCCGCCCGGGTGCCCGGTCGCGAACAGCACCCGCTCCGACCCCGCCGCCGCCTTCCGCAGCCGCGCCGCCATCCGCTCCAGGGCGTCGACCGTGAGCTCCGGGTCGATGGTGTCCTGCCCGAAGCGGTGCTCCGGGTCGTCGCTGACCCCGCAGCGCTCGGCCATCACCGCCAGCACGTCCTGCTCGTCCCGCCACCGGTCCCCGAGCTCCAGGCCCAGCCAGTAGTGGCGGTCGCCGTTGGCGAGCTTGCGGTAGTGGGAGAGGTTGTTGTCGCGCGGTGTGGCGACGTCTCCGGCGATACGCGTACGGACGAGGTGTTCGACGAGGGCGGCACGGCTGGGTATCGGCATGCACCCATTGTGCCGTCAGGTGTGCGCAGTGTGCTGGGTGTCTTGCACGACGGACCGATCGGACCTGCCTGCCGCCGCTTTTGGCCTGATCCGAACGAGAGGCCCTACGCGCGGGCCGCCGCCTCGAACGCCCCGCGTGCCAGCCGGTGCAGCAGTGCCGCCGTGTCCGCGCGGTCCGGCTGCGCGCCGGGCCGGCCGAGGTGCGGGGTCGAGTTCAGCAGACCGAAGACGGCGTGGACGGCGGCGCGGGCCTCGTGCTCGGGCAGGTCCGGGTACATCTCGCGGACCACCTCCACCCACACCTCGACGTACTGCCGCTGGAGCTGGCGGACCCGCTTGCGGTCGGCGTCCCGGAGACGGTCCAGCTCGCGGTCGTGGAGGGTGATCAGGGGGCGGTCGTCGAGGGCGAAGTCGATGTGGCCCTCGATGAGCGCGTCGAGCAGGGCCTGCGGGGAGCTGTCCCCGCACGCCGCGTCCTCCGAGACGCGCAGCTGCCCGCCCGCCAGCAGCCGCTCGCTGATGCCGACCAGCAGCTCGGCGAGCATCGCGTCCTTGCCGGGGAAGTGGCGGTAGAGCCCGGGGCCACTGATGCCGACGGCGGCACCTATCTCGTCGACCCCGACACCGTGGAAGCCGCGCTCGGCAAAGAGGCGGGCGGCCTCCTTGAGGATCTGCTCGCGGCGGGTGGGGGCGTCCGTCCTCGTGGTCATGGATTCGATTCTAGACAGTCCGGTTAGCGAACGTTAACCAGAGCGCGGCCGTACCGCGCCGCCGAGGGGCGAGCAGCTCGGGCCGGGAACGAAGGAATCGACGAGGGAATCAACCGTGATTCACTGCGAACAGGGCGCCCATGACCAGCAGGATGCCGACCCCGAAGACGGCACCGATTCCAGGGTTCCTGCGCCGCACAACAGCCCGGACGAGCATTCCGGCAACCAGAACCCAGCCCGACGCATAGACGATCCAGGCGGCTCTGCCCGACGAGTGGTCGTCTCCCGCCTTGAACAGCACCCACGCCACGAAAGCGAAGAGTGCCGGTGCGGCCCATAAGTTGCGCTCGACGACTTCCTGGCGTTCCGACAACGCACCCCTCCTCGAACCATCCCTGCCGCTCACCGGCCGTCCGCCGCCTTCCCGGGTCGCGTCCACAGTGTCACCGCCCGCAGCAGCCACTCCACCGGCCCGAGCCGGTACCGGCGCATCAGCCGCCCGCTCAGGGCGAGCTGGCCGGCGTACAGCACCAGCGCCCCGCCGACCGCCGCCGCGGCGCCCGTGCGACCGTACAGGCCGAGCCCGTACCCGGAGAAGACCAGGGCCATGACGAGGGACTGGGTCAGGTAATTGGTCAGCGCCATCCGCCCGGCGGGCGCGAGGACCCGGGCCGTCGCGGCGCCGCCCGGGGTGGCGAACCACAGCAGCAGCCCGGTGGCGTACGCGGCCGAGAGCGCCGGGGCCGCAACCGTACCGACTGCCAGACCCAGCAGCGTCCAGCGCTCCGGCAGCGGGCCCACGAGCCCCGCGGCGGAGAGGGCCGCCCCGGGGACCCCGACGGCCAGACCCGTCAGGCAGATGCGGCGCAGCCGCGCCCGGTCGGCGAGCGCGGCCGCGCCGAGCCACTGCCGCCGTCCGGCCACGAACCCCACGAGAAAGGCGGCGACGACGAACCCGCCCATCAGCGGGACGGCCGCCAGCATCTCGGGCAGGGCACGGATGTTGGCGCCGACGACCTCGGCGAAGCCGCCCTGGTAGGCGGCGGTCAGCTCGGCCTTCACCGTGGCGGATTCGCCCAGGTCACCCGGGTCGAGCAGCGCCGCCCCCAGCCCGATCAGCAGCAGGAACCCGCCGGCGACGCCGAACACCCACAGTGCCGCCCGCCAGGCCCTGGCGGGTCCGGCGTTCCGGGCGGCCAGCAGGACCAGTCCGAACAGGGCGTAGATCATGAGGATGTCGCCGGTGTACAGCAGCACCGCGTGCGCAAGCCCGAGTACGAACAGCCCGGCCAGCCGCCGTGACATCCGGGGCGCGAAGCGCTCCCCGGCACGGGCTGCCGAGTCCATCTGGAGAGTGAAGCTGTATCCGAAGAGGAAGGAGAAGAGCAGGTAGAACTTCGACTGCGCGAGGAGAACGACCAGCCATTCCACGGCTCCGTCCGCCGCGTGCACACCCGCGAGCCCGCCCCTGGCACCGGGAGGTCCGGCGGTCGTCATGAGATTCACGACCAGGATCCCGGCGAGCGCGAACCCGCGCAGGGCGTCCACTTCGAGGATGCGTGGCCTCCTGGCCACTCCCCCGGCCGCCTCCCCGGCCACCTCCCCGCCCACGTCCCGCACCGTCTGTGACTGCTGCGTCATCCGCTGTTTCCCCCCGAAGGCCCTTGTCGGTCCGTGACCGGCTCCGCTCCAGGTCAGGGAGCGGCGCGGGCCATTATTCCGACCGGTCCGCGCCGCCCGCCGCCCGTGAGTCGTTCATGGCCGATACCGATCGCACACCCGCCGAAAGCGCTGCGCGCACCGACCCGTCGCTCTGGACAAGGCTGTTAGCGCTCGTTAACCTGAGGATGAACGTTAACGGTCACTAACTACTGCGGTACGGGCAAGGGGGCTCGACACGATGCAGCAGGCACCGGTGCTGGCGAGCGCGGCCGATCCCGCCTCCGAGGCCTGGAAGGCCAACGAGGCGGCGCATCACGCGCTCGCCGACGAGCTGCGTGAGCGGCTCGCCACGGCCAGGCTCGGCGGGGGTGAGAAGTCCCGCGCCCGGCATGTGGCGCGCGGCAAGCTGCTGCCCAGGGACCGGGTGGACACCCTGCTCGATCCGGGCTCGCCCTTCCTGGAGCTGGCCCCGCTGGCGGCCGAGGGGCTGTACGGCGGCGCCGCCCCGGCGGCCGGAGTGATCGCCGGAATCGGCCGGGTCAGCGGCCGGGAGTGCGTGATCGTCGCCAATGACGCGACCGTCAAGGGCGGCACGTACTACCCGATGACGGTGAAGAAGCACCTCCGTGCCCAGGAAGTGGCGCTGGAGAATCGTCTCCCCTGCCTCTACCTCGTCGACTCGGGCGGCGCGTTCCTGCCGATGCAGGACGAGGTCTTCCCGGACCGGGAGCACTTCGGGCGGATCTTCTACAACCAGGCCCGGATGTCCGGGGCCGGGATTCCGCAGATCGCCGCGGTGCTCGGTTCGTGCACGGCGGGCGGGGCGTACGTCCCGGCGATGAGCGACGAGGCCGTGATCGTCCGCAACCAGGGCACGATCTTCCTGGGCGGTCCCCCGCTGGTGAAGGCCGCGACCGGCGAGGTCGTCACGGCCGAGGAGTTGGGCGGCGGCGAGGTGCACTCCCGTACGTCGGGGGTGACCGACCATCTCGCCGAGGACGACGCGCACGCGCTGCGGATCGTGCGGAACATCGTGGCCACCCTGCCGGACCGGGGCGCGCTGCCGTGGTCCGTGCAGCCCGTCGAGGAGCCGAAGGTCGATCCGGCGGGTCTGTACGGCGCCGTCCCGGTCGACTCCCGCACCCCGTACGACGTACGGGAGGTGATCGCCCGGGTCGTCGACGGCTCGCGGTTCGCCGAGTTCAAGGCCGAGTACGGTACGACGCTGATCACCGGCTTCGCCCGTATCCACGGCCACCCGGTCGGGATCGTCGCCAACAACGGCATCCTGTTCTCCGAGTCCGCCCAGAAGGGCGCCCACTTCATCGAGCTGTGCGACCAGCGCGGCATCCCGCTGGTCTTCCTGCAGAACATCTCCGGCTTCATGGTGGGGCGGGACTACGAGGCCGGCGGCATCGCCAAGCACGGCGCCAAGATGGTGACGGCGGTCGCCTGCACGCGCGTCCCGAAGCTGACCGTCGTGGTCGGCGGTTCGTACGGCGCGGGCAACTACTCCATGTGCGGCCGGGCCTACTCCCCCCGCTTCCTGTGGATGTGGCCCAACGCGAAGATCTCCGTCATGGGCGGCGAGCAGGCCGCGTCCGTCCTCGCGACGGTCAAGCGCGACCAGCTGGGCGACGACTGGAGCACGGCGGACGAGGAGGCCTTCAAGGCCCCGATCCGCGAGCAGTACGAGACGCAGGGCAACGCGTACTACGCCACGGCCCGGCTCTGGGACGACGGCGTGATCGACCCGATGGAGACCCGGCAGGTGCTGGGACTCGCCCTGACCGCGTGTGCGAACGCCCCGCTGGGTGAGCCCGGCTTCGGCGTCTTCCGGATGTGAGGAACAGATGACGATGTTCGACACGGTTCTGGTCGCCAACCGCGGCGAGATCGCGGTACGGGTCATCCGCACGCTGCGGGAGCTGGGCGTCCGCTCGGTCGCCGTCTTCAGCGACGCGGACGCGGACGCCCGGCACGTCCGGGAGGCCGACACGGCGGTACGGATCGGGCCCGCCCCCGCCGCCATGAGCTATCTGAGCGTGCCCGCGCTGCTGGACGCGGCCCGTCGCACCGGCGCGCAGGCTGTCCACCCGGGATACGGATTCCTCGCCGAGAACGCGGGCTTCGCGCGGGCGTGCGCCGAGGCGGGGCTGACCTTCATCGGCCCGCCCGCCTCCGCCATCACGCTGATGGGCGACAAGATCCGGGCCAAGGAGACGGTCGCGGCGGCCGGGGTCCCGGTGGTGCCCGGCTCCTCGGGCAGCGGGCTCACCGACGGCCGGCTGGTCGACGCGGCCCGCGAGATCGGCATGCCGGTGCTGCTGAAGCCCTCGGCGGGCGGCGGCGGCAAGGGCATGCGGCTGGTGCGCGACGAGACCCTGCTCGGGGACGAGA from Streptomyces sp. NBC_01591 includes:
- a CDS encoding carboxyl transferase domain-containing protein, translated to MQQAPVLASAADPASEAWKANEAAHHALADELRERLATARLGGGEKSRARHVARGKLLPRDRVDTLLDPGSPFLELAPLAAEGLYGGAAPAAGVIAGIGRVSGRECVIVANDATVKGGTYYPMTVKKHLRAQEVALENRLPCLYLVDSGGAFLPMQDEVFPDREHFGRIFYNQARMSGAGIPQIAAVLGSCTAGGAYVPAMSDEAVIVRNQGTIFLGGPPLVKAATGEVVTAEELGGGEVHSRTSGVTDHLAEDDAHALRIVRNIVATLPDRGALPWSVQPVEEPKVDPAGLYGAVPVDSRTPYDVREVIARVVDGSRFAEFKAEYGTTLITGFARIHGHPVGIVANNGILFSESAQKGAHFIELCDQRGIPLVFLQNISGFMVGRDYEAGGIAKHGAKMVTAVACTRVPKLTVVVGGSYGAGNYSMCGRAYSPRFLWMWPNAKISVMGGEQAASVLATVKRDQLGDDWSTADEEAFKAPIREQYETQGNAYYATARLWDDGVIDPMETRQVLGLALTACANAPLGEPGFGVFRM
- a CDS encoding phosphatase → MPIPSRAALVEHLVRTRIAGDVATPRDNNLSHYRKLANGDRHYWLGLELGDRWRDEQDVLAVMAERCGVSDDPEHRFGQDTIDPELTVDALERMAARLRKAAAGSERVLFATGHPGGLLDVHRQTADALRAAGCEIVRIPGGLIADEGMVFQFADVAVQERGATLWHTHSPAPMAAILDGLEREGRPLPDLVVADHGWAGCAAQRGLDAVGYADCNDPALFLGEAEGTLQVAVPLDDHVLDPRFYDPMTEYLLGAAGLIQD
- a CDS encoding SACE_7040 family transcriptional regulator, giving the protein MTTRTDAPTRREQILKEAARLFAERGFHGVGVDEIGAAVGISGPGLYRHFPGKDAMLAELLVGISERLLAGGQLRVSEDAACGDSSPQALLDALIEGHIDFALDDRPLITLHDRELDRLRDADRKRVRQLQRQYVEVWVEVVREMYPDLPEHEARAAVHAVFGLLNSTPHLGRPGAQPDRADTAALLHRLARGAFEAAARA
- a CDS encoding DUF418 domain-containing protein — its product is MTQQSQTVRDVGGEVAGEAAGGVARRPRILEVDALRGFALAGILVVNLMTTAGPPGARGGLAGVHAADGAVEWLVVLLAQSKFYLLFSFLFGYSFTLQMDSAARAGERFAPRMSRRLAGLFVLGLAHAVLLYTGDILMIYALFGLVLLAARNAGPARAWRAALWVFGVAGGFLLLIGLGAALLDPGDLGESATVKAELTAAYQGGFAEVVGANIRALPEMLAAVPLMGGFVVAAFLVGFVAGRRQWLGAAALADRARLRRICLTGLAVGVPGAALSAAGLVGPLPERWTLLGLAVGTVAAPALSAAYATGLLLWFATPGGAATARVLAPAGRMALTNYLTQSLVMALVFSGYGLGLYGRTGAAAAVGGALVLYAGQLALSGRLMRRYRLGPVEWLLRAVTLWTRPGKAADGR